A genomic region of Polynucleobacter necessarius contains the following coding sequences:
- a CDS encoding NADH-quinone oxidoreductase subunit A, giving the protein MNLANYFPVLLFILVGIGVGLVPMFLGKILAPSKPDAEKLSPYECGFEAFEDARMKFDVRYYLIAILFILFDLETAFLFPWGVALRDIGWLGYASMVIFLLEFIVGFVYIWKKGALDWE; this is encoded by the coding sequence TTGAATCTCGCTAATTACTTTCCTGTTCTGCTTTTCATCCTCGTAGGTATTGGGGTCGGTTTAGTCCCCATGTTCCTCGGAAAAATTTTGGCTCCTTCAAAGCCCGATGCTGAAAAACTGTCACCATATGAGTGTGGTTTTGAAGCTTTCGAAGATGCGCGTATGAAGTTTGACGTGCGTTATTACCTCATTGCCATTCTCTTCATCTTATTCGATTTAGAAACAGCATTCCTGTTCCCGTGGGGCGTTGCTCTGCGTGATATTGGTTGGCTTGGCTACGCCTCTATGGTGATTTTCCTCTTGGAATTCATTGTGGGATTTGTATATATCTGGAAAAAGGGCGCTCTCGATTGGGAGTGA
- the tpiA gene encoding triose-phosphate isomerase, which produces MRPLIVIGNWKMNGSLASNQDWIKTVARGMESGMPSGRKFAVCPPFPYLSQCDQLIKEHSLAFLSLGAQNASAHISGAYTGEVAAPMLKELGCTYVIVGHSERRQMHHEVDEAVATKALQVLYAGMMPVICVGETADERNSGRAEEIVCGQIAKQVLVLQDRLADCLIAYEPVWAIGTGKVASAQVAQDMHRAIRLQLTEFNEDVASHVGILYGGSVKPDNAVELFAMPDIDGGLVGGASLNPQDFLSICQA; this is translated from the coding sequence ATGCGCCCGCTCATCGTTATTGGTAACTGGAAAATGAATGGCAGTCTTGCAAGCAATCAAGACTGGATCAAAACCGTTGCCCGTGGGATGGAAAGTGGGATGCCTTCTGGTCGCAAATTTGCCGTTTGTCCGCCGTTCCCATATTTATCGCAATGTGATCAGTTGATTAAAGAGCATTCATTGGCATTTTTGAGTCTTGGCGCTCAAAATGCCTCGGCACATATCTCTGGTGCATATACCGGTGAAGTTGCTGCCCCAATGCTCAAAGAGCTTGGCTGCACTTATGTCATTGTTGGCCATTCAGAGCGACGTCAAATGCATCACGAGGTTGATGAGGCTGTTGCGACTAAGGCATTGCAGGTATTATATGCCGGTATGATGCCAGTGATCTGCGTCGGTGAGACTGCGGACGAAAGAAACTCTGGCAGGGCAGAAGAGATTGTCTGTGGTCAGATTGCTAAGCAGGTATTGGTTTTGCAGGATCGCTTGGCTGATTGTTTAATTGCTTATGAGCCAGTATGGGCAATAGGTACTGGTAAGGTTGCAAGCGCTCAGGTAGCGCAAGATATGCACCGCGCTATTCGCCTGCAATTAACGGAATTTAACGAAGATGTTGCATCACATGTAGGTATTTTGTACGGCGGTAGTGTTAAACCGGACAATGCTGTGGAATTGTTTGCCATGCCAGATATTGATGGTGGATTGGTTGGGGGTGCATCTTTGAACCCGCAAGACTTTCTGTCCATCTGTCAGGCATAG
- the secG gene encoding preprotein translocase subunit SecG, with translation MEWFKTLLIVLQVISAVAVILLVLLQQGKGADMGAAFGSGSSGSLFGASGSANFLSHATAIFAAVFFISTLGITWIGNKKEVSPGVLSGTVAPVVAPAAPVAPVQDPTKPAVPK, from the coding sequence GTGGAATGGTTTAAGACATTACTAATCGTATTGCAGGTAATTTCAGCGGTTGCTGTCATTTTGCTGGTGTTATTGCAGCAAGGTAAGGGCGCTGATATGGGTGCTGCATTTGGATCAGGCTCTTCTGGTAGCCTCTTTGGCGCCAGCGGTTCTGCCAACTTCCTTTCCCACGCAACTGCTATTTTTGCGGCTGTTTTCTTTATTTCCACTCTAGGCATCACCTGGATTGGCAATAAAAAGGAAGTCAGTCCTGGAGTCCTGTCTGGAACAGTGGCCCCGGTGGTAGCGCCAGCTGCTCCAGTAGCACCTGTTCAGGACCCAACAAAACCTGCAGTTCCTAAGTAA
- a CDS encoding NuoB/complex I 20 kDa subunit family protein, translating to MALEGVLKEGFVTTTADQLINWARNGSLWPMTFGLACCAVEMMHAGASRYDLDRFGVMFRPSPRQSDLMIVAGTLCNKMTPALRKVYDQMPEPRWVISMGSCANGGGYYHNSYSVVRGCDRIVPVDIYVPGCPPTAEALIYGIIQLQSKIARTSTIARKA from the coding sequence ATGGCATTAGAAGGCGTTCTCAAAGAAGGTTTTGTTACAACTACTGCTGACCAGTTAATTAACTGGGCGCGCAATGGTTCTTTATGGCCTATGACCTTTGGTTTGGCTTGTTGTGCTGTTGAAATGATGCATGCTGGCGCATCCCGCTATGACCTAGACCGTTTTGGTGTGATGTTCCGCCCATCTCCGCGTCAGTCTGACTTAATGATTGTTGCTGGTACTTTATGCAACAAAATGACACCTGCTTTACGCAAGGTTTACGATCAAATGCCAGAGCCGCGTTGGGTTATCTCGATGGGCTCATGTGCTAACGGCGGCGGTTATTACCATAACTCCTATTCAGTAGTGCGCGGTTGCGACCGTATTGTGCCGGTGGATATTTATGTTCCTGGTTGCCCTCCAACTGCAGAGGCATTGATCTACGGAATCATTCAATTGCAATCAAAGATCGCTCGCACTAGCACGATTGCGCGGAAGGCTTAA
- a CDS encoding NADH-quinone oxidoreductase subunit C, which translates to MSDRLVQLAANLEKVLGKRALSIETALGEVTVVVNADTYLESVLLLRDDPSLAFEQLIDLCGVDYQDFRDGAWSGQRFGVVSHLLSIEHNWRLRVRVFAADDSYPLVASITPVWNSANWFEREAFDLYGILFDGHDDLRRILTDYGFIGHPFRKDFPISGNVEMRYDPELKRVVYQPVTIEAREITPRIVREEQYGGPV; encoded by the coding sequence ATGTCAGACCGTTTAGTTCAATTAGCAGCCAATCTAGAAAAAGTTTTAGGTAAGCGCGCTCTATCAATCGAAACCGCCCTTGGTGAAGTGACTGTTGTTGTTAATGCAGATACCTACTTAGAATCCGTCTTGCTCTTGCGCGATGACCCATCACTCGCATTTGAGCAATTGATTGATTTATGTGGCGTGGATTATCAAGATTTCCGTGACGGCGCATGGAGTGGTCAGCGTTTTGGCGTAGTTAGTCACTTACTCTCCATTGAGCACAACTGGCGCCTACGTGTGCGCGTATTTGCAGCAGATGACAGTTATCCATTAGTGGCTTCAATCACACCGGTTTGGAATTCAGCTAACTGGTTTGAGCGCGAGGCATTTGACCTCTATGGCATTTTGTTTGATGGTCATGACGACCTACGTCGTATCCTCACAGACTATGGCTTTATTGGTCATCCATTTAGAAAAGATTTTCCAATCAGCGGCAATGTGGAAATGCGTTACGACCCAGAATTGAAGCGCGTTGTCTATCAGCCTGTCACGATTGAGGCTAGAGAAATTACTCCACGCATTGTTCGTGAAGAGCAGTACGGAGGTCCGGTTTAA
- a CDS encoding NADH-quinone oxidoreductase subunit D: MAQIKNYTLNFGPQHPAAHGVLRLVLELDGEVIQRADPHIGLLHRATEKLAETRTWIQNVPYMDRLDYVSMMSNEHAYVMAIEKLLQVDVPLRAQYIRVMYDELTRLLNHLLWIGCHGLDVGAMAVFLYAFRDREDIFDMYEAVSGARMHAAYYRPGGVYRDLPDQMAQYTKNKIRSTSAIKRLNENRSGTLLDFIERFANSFDANVDEYCNLLTDNRIWKQRLVNIGIVTPERALQLGFTGPMLRGSGIEWDLRKKQPYEVYDRLDFDIPVGVNGDSYDRYLVRMEEMRQSNRIIKQCVAWLKANPGPVMSDNHKVSPPKRVDMKTNMEELIHHFKLFTEGIHVPDGEAYSAVEHPKGEFGIYLISDGANKPYRMKIRAPGFVHLSAMDEMSRGHMLADAVTIIGTQDIVFGEIDR, translated from the coding sequence ATGGCACAAATTAAGAACTACACCCTCAATTTCGGCCCTCAGCATCCTGCTGCGCACGGCGTACTGCGCTTAGTGCTTGAGCTCGATGGAGAGGTGATCCAGCGCGCTGATCCTCATATCGGCTTATTGCACCGTGCTACTGAAAAATTAGCGGAGACTCGTACTTGGATTCAGAACGTTCCTTATATGGATCGTTTGGATTACGTGTCTATGATGTCCAATGAGCATGCTTATGTAATGGCAATTGAAAAGCTGTTGCAGGTAGATGTTCCTTTGCGAGCACAGTACATCCGTGTGATGTATGACGAGTTAACCCGTTTATTAAATCACCTGCTGTGGATCGGCTGTCATGGTCTTGACGTTGGTGCGATGGCGGTATTCCTCTATGCCTTCCGCGATCGTGAAGACATCTTTGATATGTATGAAGCAGTATCTGGCGCGCGTATGCATGCCGCTTACTATCGTCCAGGCGGCGTATATCGCGATTTGCCTGATCAGATGGCTCAGTACACAAAGAACAAAATTCGCAGTACTTCAGCTATCAAGCGTTTGAATGAAAACCGTAGCGGTACATTGCTTGATTTCATTGAGCGGTTTGCCAATAGCTTTGATGCAAACGTTGATGAGTACTGCAATCTGTTAACTGATAACCGTATTTGGAAGCAGCGTTTAGTTAATATCGGCATTGTGACTCCTGAGCGCGCTTTGCAGCTTGGCTTCACCGGCCCAATGTTGCGTGGCTCTGGTATTGAGTGGGATCTTCGTAAGAAGCAGCCATATGAAGTCTATGATCGCCTGGACTTTGATATTCCGGTAGGCGTAAATGGCGACTCTTATGACCGCTATCTAGTTCGCATGGAAGAAATGCGCCAATCTAATCGCATCATTAAACAATGCGTAGCTTGGTTGAAGGCAAATCCAGGTCCAGTCATGAGCGACAACCATAAGGTTTCTCCGCCTAAGCGTGTAGACATGAAGACCAATATGGAAGAGTTGATTCACCATTTCAAACTCTTTACAGAAGGTATTCACGTTCCTGATGGTGAGGCTTACTCAGCTGTTGAGCATCCTAAGGGTGAGTTTGGTATTTATCTCATTTCAGATGGCGCTAACAAGCCGTATCGCATGAAGATTCGTGCGCCAGGATTTGTTCATTTATCTGCAATGGACGAGATGTCACGCGGCCACATGCTGGCTGACGCGGTAACTATTATTGGTACCCAAGATATTGTGTTTGGGGAGATTGACCGCTAA